A genomic window from Triticum urartu cultivar G1812 chromosome 7, Tu2.1, whole genome shotgun sequence includes:
- the LOC125518220 gene encoding uncharacterized protein LOC125518220 — translation MACTPTEEPTMETCGDDVSDPTMEIIGVLSDVSMASRSLPVGVVSTNFKVTRGFGGITENAKVNVDRLYLRQIMTGWDANQSDVIQPNAVTGLGKTAVNNWGVYDGAGSKAKLVAKTHGMHTLAGKWSNWFTLAFVVGRFEASTLQVMGANDEDEADNDWAIVGGTGEFAMARGIIRRRVYSITNSTLTHALTIEFFCHMTEVVPSPTKRGTVGGNRGTLPREMEGKSQRLENVTIYHVGAVEGFQFSYVDEDGKIRTTDTWGRVHPDPLRKTEVSRFHILLCMWGAVVLQIML, via the exons ATGGCCTGCACACCCACCGAAGAACCCACCATGGAGACCTGCGGCGACGACGTCTCCGACCCAACCATGGAGATCATCGGCGTCCTCTCTGATGTCTCCATGGCGAGCAGAAGCCTCCCCGTAGGCGTCGTCTCCACCAATTTCAAGGTCACTCGTGGCTTCGGTGGAATCACGGAGAACGCCAAGGTGAACGTCGACAGGCTGTATCTGCGCCAGATCATGACGGGCTGGGACGCGAATCAGTCAGACGTGATACAGCCCAATGCCGTGACAGGGCTAGGTAAAACTGCTGTGAACAACTGGGGTGTCTATGACGGTGCTGGCTCCAAGGCTAAACTTGTTGCCAAAACGCACGGCATGCACACACTTGCCGGCAAATGGAGCAATTGGTTCACCTTGGCGTTTGTGGTCGGAAG GTTCGAAGCGTCCACTCTTCAGGTTATGGGAGCTAATGATGAGGATGAAGCAGATAATGACTGGGCCATTGTAGGTGGGACCGGTGAATTCGCAATGGCTCGCGGTATCATTCGGAGAAGAGTATATAGTATAACAAACAGTACATTAACACATGCGCTTACTATTGAATTCTTCTGCCACATGACGGAG GTCGTCCCTTCACCTACAAAGAGAGGAACAGTTGGTGGAAATAGAGGCACCCTGCCCCGGGAAATGGAAGGCAAATCCCAACGTCTTGAAAATGTGACAATCTACCATGTAGGTGCAGTTGAAGGGTTTCAATTTTCCTACGTTGACGAAGACGGGAAAATCCGCACCACTGATACTTGGGGTCGAGTACATCCTGATCCTTTGCGCAAGACCGAAGTGAGTAGATTTCATATTTTGCTATGCATGTGGGGCGCGGTTGTTTTGCAAATCATGTTATAA